A region of the Agrobacterium sp. RAC06 genome:
AAGGGCTCTTGACCGGAGTACAAACTGCAAATCTGGGAAACCTGACGTTCAGGCTGGCTTGTCCAGCCTGAACTGCACGACGTCGATGCGACCGAAGCGGAAGCCAACCGCGCAATAGTGCAGGTAGAGACGCCACATGCGGTAGAAGCGGCGGTCGAAACCGAGAGGCTCGATCTTCTGCCAGTTGGCCGTGAAAGCGCTGTCCCAGGCGATCAGCGTACGGTCGTAATCGCGGCCGAAGCGGAAGCGATCACCGACCTTCAGGCCTGCACCCTCAGCGTCCCGCTCGAAAACGGTCACCGAGGGCAGCATGCCGCCGGGGAAGATATAGGTCTGGATGAAATCAGCGCTGCGACGGTAGTAGTCGAAGCGGCTCTCATCGATGGTGATGGTCTGGATCAGCGCCTGCCCGCCTTCGACCAGCAGGTTCTGAATGGCCTTGAAATAGACCGGCCAGTTTTCTTCACCCACCGCCTCGAACATCTCGATCGAAACGATCTTGTCGTATTGCCCGCGACAATCGCGGTAGTCCTCGAGCCTGATGTCGACCCTGTCGGCGAAACCGGCCTTATCGAGCCGCTCGCGGGCGAATTTCGCCTGTTCGGTCGACAGCGTCAGCCCGGTGACCCTGCAGCCGGTCTTGCGGATCGCATGTTCGGCAAAGCCGCCCCAACCACAGCCGATTTCCAGGACATGATCCTCAGGACCGATCTTCAGTTCTTCGACGATGCGGGCGTATTTTGCCTCCTGCGCATCGGCAAGGCTCATGCTGGGTGCGCTGTAGAGCGCGGAGGAATAGGTCATGGTGCGGTCCAGCCACAGGCCGTAGAACGCATTGCCGAGATCGTAATGATAGGCGATATTTCGCCGGCTACCCTTCTTCGAGTTACGGCGCAGCTTGTGACGCAAGCGGGCGAGCGTCATGAAGATGGATGAGGAGGACAGAACTCGCCCGAGCTGCGCTTCGTTGGCCAGCGCCAGTTCGAGCACCGCGCCAATGTCAGGCGAATCCAGATCTCCGTCCATATAGGCCTGGGCAAATCCAAGGGTCCCGCTGGTCAAGAGGCGAAAGACCGGGCTCGCATTGCGGACACACAATACGGCATTCGGGCCCGGGTTTGCACCGATCGCGACATGTTCACCATAGCCTTCGAACTGAAGTGTCAGGCGGCCCACGGCGATCCGGTCGGCCCAGCGGCACATCATGCGCTGCCAGAATGTGAGAGAGCTAACCACAGGGTGCATTTCCTGCTCAGCGTGACTCATGACTTATTCATCCCATTCTGCACGACGATCGTAGACGCTATTCTGGCTGCTGCTGGCTTATGTCGGTAGATGGGTACGCCCTTCCACCAAAGCTTCAGCGCCTCCCAATGAATGCCCCCCATCACTTTAAGGGTCATCAAAGGATACTTCAGCAACATGTGCAACAAACCTTTGTCTGACAAAGGACGGCGCCGGCCGGAAAAAGTTGCAAACAAAAGTGGCCCTTCCGGATCGCTCTCGCCGATATTGATGGTCACATCATCGGTCGGCGGGCTGATACGGAAATTGTATTCACAGTTCATGGGCATGAATGGCGAGACATACATCTCCTTTGCGCAACTATGGCGCAGGATGCCGTTCTCTTCAGCCTCGACCGGGATCACATAGGTGTG
Encoded here:
- a CDS encoding SAM-dependent methyltransferase, whose translation is MSHAEQEMHPVVSSLTFWQRMMCRWADRIAVGRLTLQFEGYGEHVAIGANPGPNAVLCVRNASPVFRLLTSGTLGFAQAYMDGDLDSPDIGAVLELALANEAQLGRVLSSSSIFMTLARLRHKLRRNSKKGSRRNIAYHYDLGNAFYGLWLDRTMTYSSALYSAPSMSLADAQEAKYARIVEELKIGPEDHVLEIGCGWGGFAEHAIRKTGCRVTGLTLSTEQAKFARERLDKAGFADRVDIRLEDYRDCRGQYDKIVSIEMFEAVGEENWPVYFKAIQNLLVEGGQALIQTITIDESRFDYYRRSADFIQTYIFPGGMLPSVTVFERDAEGAGLKVGDRFRFGRDYDRTLIAWDSAFTANWQKIEPLGFDRRFYRMWRLYLHYCAVGFRFGRIDVVQFRLDKPA
- a CDS encoding DUF1365 domain-containing protein, giving the protein MKLNSAIYAGHVLHARSRPKKHSLRYSVFSLLVDLDEIDQLNEGLRLFGYNRAALYSVHDADHGNGRTGELRAWVDERLAAAGVEADGIKIHMLCYPRIFGYVFNPITVFFCYRAEGELAAVLYEVCNTFNERHTYVIPVEAEENGILRHSCAKEMYVSPFMPMNCEYNFRISPPTDDVTINIGESDPEGPLLFATFSGRRRPLSDKGLLHMLLKYPLMTLKVMGGIHWEALKLWWKGVPIYRHKPAAARIASTIVVQNGMNKS